Sequence from the Deinococcus radiotolerans genome:
CCAGCGCCACTTCCGCGCAGCGCACCCGCATGCAGAACCTCGCCAACAGCGTCGTGCTGCTCGGGCAGGGCCTGCCGTTCAGCTACGCCGGGGACGAGATCCTGCGCTCCAAGAGCTTCGACACCGACAGCTACAACAGCGGCGACTGGTTCAACACCCTGGACTTCACCGGCAAGGGCAACGGCTTCGGCAAGGGCCTGCCGCCCGCCGAGAAGAACGAGGCGAACTGGAACCTGTACCGCAGCCTGCTGGGCAACCCGGCCCTGAAACCGTCAGCGGCGGACATCCAGCGCGCCTTTGACCACTACCGCGAGATGCTCCGCGTCCGGTACTCCAGCACCCTGTTCCGCATGGACACCGCCGCGCAGGTGCAGCAGGGCCTGACGTTCCTGAACGTGGGCCCGGCGCAGCAGCCCGGCGTGATCGCCATGAAACTCAGCGGCGCCGTGAGTGCCACCAACCCCTACCGGAACGTCGTGGTGGTGTTCAACGCCACCGGCCAGAGCGTGACCCTCAGCGACGCGGCCCTCGCGGGCCTGAACCTCAGCTTGCACCCCGCGCTGGCCGTCAGCACCGACGCGACCGTGAAGACCAGCCGCGCGAGCGGGAACAGCGTGACGGTGCCCGCGCTGACCACCGCCGTCTTCGTCGGGAAGTAAACCCGCACCGGACAGGGGGCCGCCGGGCGACCGGGCGGCTCCCTCCCGTTCATCCCCTCGCGTACACTGGACGTCCACTCATGCAGACCATCGAGAACCAGACCTTCACCAAAAAGCGCATCGAACTGGACGGCACCCAGTTCCAGAACTGCACGTTTACCGAGTGCCTCCTCGTGTACAAGGGCACGGACGGCACCGCCATGAACGGCTGCCAGCTGGACAACACCGGCTTTGCCTTCGAGGGGAACGCCGCGAAGACCATTGAACTGCTCGCCGCGATGCACAAGGGTGGCTTCGCGGAGCTCGTGGAGGCGACCATCGCCACCATCCGTGGCGAGGAACCCCAGCAGCCCGGTACTGCGCAGGCCTGACACTGACGTTCAGGCGGGCGGCCTCCTGCAGTGGGGCCGCCCCTTTCTGTGGGCGGTATGCTGCCGCGCGTGACTAGACTCCCGCTGCCCGTGATTCTCGATGGTGACCCTGGTCTGGACGACGCCGTGGCGTGGCTGCTCGCGCTGGGCAGCCCGGAGGACCTGCGGGTGCTGGGCGTGACGACCGTGCACGGAAACGTCTCGCTGGACCGCACGACCCGCAACGCCGGGGTGACGCTGGCCCTGGCGGGCGCGGCGGCGGACGGGGTGGGTGTGTACGTGGGCGCGGACTGCCCGCTCGTGCGCCCGGCGCTGACCGCGGCGGCCGTGCACGGTGAGTCGGGCCTGCCCGCCGACGGTCTGCCCGACCCCACCCGCGCGCCGGAGGCCGAGCACGCCGTCGACTTCATTATCCGCACGGTGCGCGCCATGCCGGGCGAGGTGACCCTGATCCCCACCGGCCCGCTGACGAACGTGGCGCTGGCGCTGCGGCTGGCGCCGGACATTGCGCCGCTAATCCGGGAGGTCGTGTGGATGGGCGGTAGCACCGCGCAGGGCAACCGCACGCCCGCCGCCGAGTTCAACGCGCTGGCCGACCCGCACGCCGCGCACGTGGTGTTCACCAGCGGGGTGCCGCTGCGCATGGTGGGCCTGAACGTGACCATGCAGGCGGTCGCGGGGCCGGACCGCATCGCGGCGCTGCGCGCCCTGGGGACCCGCGCGGGGGCCGCCTGCGCCGAGCTGCTCACCTTCTACGCGGACGTGTACCGCCGCCGCTACGGCCTGGACGGTGGGGCGCTGCACGACCCGCTGGCGGTGGCCGCCGCGATCCGCCCGGACCTGCTGGACTGGCAGGCCATGCCCGTCAGCGTGGAGACCACCGAGGGGCTGAACGTGGGCCGCACCGTCTGCGACCTGTACGGCGTGACCGGGCAGGCCCCGAATGCGCAGGTGGCGGTGGGCGTCCGGGACGCCGAGTTCTTCGACCTGCTGCTGGAGCGGGTGGGTCGCCTGCCCTGATCAGGACCGGATGACGTGCTGGAGGGGTTCCTCGTCGGGCGTCAGGGGTTCGAAGCGCGGCAGGAACAGCTCGAAGGTGGCGGGCGCGACGAAATGTGCGCCCGCCTCTCTGTTGCGGGCGGCGATCCGTTCCCGCGCGGTGACCGGGTCGAAGGGCAGGACGTGCAGGGTGAGGGGCACGCCGAGCGCGGCGGCCTGCGCGCGTAGCTCGTCGCGGCTGGCGCGGGTCCACAGGCCCTCGTCGAGGATGACCGGGACGCCCAGCGTGACGGCCCGCGTCCACTGCGCGAGCATGAGGGTCCGCACGCGTGCCAGCAGGGCCGGGTACTCGGCGGCGGGCGGGTCGGTGCCGTACAGGGTGGTCATCCACTCGTCCGGCGTGAAGCGCAACGCGCCCAGGTCGCGTTCCAACGTGCGCGCCAGCGTGGTCTTGCCGCTGCCGATGAAGCCGTGCAGGGCGTGAATGGCACTCACTCCGGTCCGTCCGTGACGTGCAGCGCAACCTCGTGCACTTCGGGGAGCAGGTAGGCGCGCAGCGTGCCGCCGCTCAGGTCAGCGATCAGGTACGGCACGTCGTACGCGGCCAGCCGGGTGTCGGTACGGCTGGGCCGGTCCGGGCCGCGCGGGTGGCTGTGGTACAGGCCCACGAGGTCCAGGGCCTCGGCGCGCATGGCCTTCAAGGCGCGCAGCAGGTACGTGGGGTCAGCGAGGTACTCGCGGGCTGGGTCGGGCGCGATGTTCGGCAGGGGGTACAGGGTGTGCACGCACCAGGTTTCGCCGCGCTGCACGCCGCCCAGGGCGCCCACGACCTCCTGGTGAGAGTGGGTGCGGGCGTGCTGCCAGAGGGCCGCGTGCAGCGCGGCGGGGAGGTGCAGGGGCACGCCGGGCATTCTGGCATGACCCACGCCGGGGGTGCGAAGGGTGAAATGCCGTGCTGGTGCGGAATTGCGTGGCACTTTGGGGTACACTGCCCGGCATGGCGAAGGCGCGTTCGAGGGGTGCAGCTCCGGTCAGCCGGTTCGACGGAGAGGCCCTGGGCCTGGTGCTGTTCGCGCTCGGGATCTTCCTGGGCGTGACGGTGTTCATGGAGCCGGCGCAGCCGGGCTCGGAGTCGATCATGGGTCAGGCCCGGGCGCTGCTGGTGGGCTGGCTGGGCTGGGCGGCGACGCTGCTGCCGGTGGTGCCCGTGGCGTACGGGACGCTGGTGTTCCTGAACCGGGACGTGGGGAACCTGAGTCGCCGGGTGCTGGGTGGGGCGGTGGTGGTGCTGTCCCTGCTGGCGCTGCACGAGGTGGCGCAGCCGGGTCAGGCGGGGCAGTTGGCGGCGCTGACGATGGCGCCGCTGGTGGGCGCCCTGAGTTACGCGGCGGCGCTGCTGCCGCTGCTGACGCTCACGCTGGGGGTGGAGGTGATGTTGCGTCTGGCGCCCCTGTCGCTGCTCAAGGGCTTCTTCCGCGGCCTGAGTGTGCTGCTGGGGGGGGGCGCGGCGCAGGTGCAGGGCGTGATCGAATCCCGCCAGGAGGGCCGCGACGCCGCGCGGGCGCGGGTGGGGGCGCGGCAGGGGCTGGCGAACCTGCTGCGGGAGGTGGAGGGCCTGCGCCGCCTGTACCCGCAGGCGCCGGAACTGGCTGGACTGCATGATGAGCTGCGCGGCGCGAGCCGGGAGGTGCGCGCGCTGGACGAGGCGGGCCTGAAGAACCTGGATAAGGAGCTCGTGGCGTGGCGGGAGGTGGCGCGGACGTTCGTCGGCAATGCCGCGCGGGACCTGCGTGCCGAGGTCGGGGCCGAGGCGCCGGAGGCGGGCGCGCAGGTGGAGGCCGTCGCGAACGAGATCCGCGCCGGGCGGCATGACCTGAGTGCCGAGCTGCCCAGCACCCTGGCGAGCGCCGCGCTGGAGCGGCTGCGCCGGGCTCTGGTGCTGGAAGTGCAGCGGCTGGCGCAGCGGGCCGGCCGCTTGGAGCGGGAACGGAAGGCGGCCGAGAAGGGCCTGGGGAAACCGGACGCGGCGCTGCTGGCGCGTGAACTGCCGGCCCACACGGCCCGCGCGCGGGAGTGGGCGGAACTGACCGAGGAGT
This genomic interval carries:
- a CDS encoding nucleoside hydrolase; translated protein: MLPRVTRLPLPVILDGDPGLDDAVAWLLALGSPEDLRVLGVTTVHGNVSLDRTTRNAGVTLALAGAAADGVGVYVGADCPLVRPALTAAAVHGESGLPADGLPDPTRAPEAEHAVDFIIRTVRAMPGEVTLIPTGPLTNVALALRLAPDIAPLIREVVWMGGSTAQGNRTPAAEFNALADPHAAHVVFTSGVPLRMVGLNVTMQAVAGPDRIAALRALGTRAGAACAELLTFYADVYRRRYGLDGGALHDPLAVAAAIRPDLLDWQAMPVSVETTEGLNVGRTVCDLYGVTGQAPNAQVAVGVRDAEFFDLLLERVGRLP
- a CDS encoding AAA family ATPase, whose protein sequence is MSAIHALHGFIGSGKTTLARTLERDLGALRFTPDEWMTTLYGTDPPAAEYPALLARVRTLMLAQWTRAVTLGVPVILDEGLWTRASRDELRAQAAALGVPLTLHVLPFDPVTARERIAARNREAGAHFVAPATFELFLPRFEPLTPDEEPLQHVIRS
- a CDS encoding Mov34/MPN/PAD-1 family protein gives rise to the protein MPGVPLHLPAALHAALWQHARTHSHQEVVGALGGVQRGETWCVHTLYPLPNIAPDPAREYLADPTYLLRALKAMRAEALDLVGLYHSHPRGPDRPSRTDTRLAAYDVPYLIADLSGGTLRAYLLPEVHEVALHVTDGPE